A single genomic interval of Gossypium raimondii isolate GPD5lz chromosome 11, ASM2569854v1, whole genome shotgun sequence harbors:
- the LOC105801685 gene encoding 1-deoxy-D-xylulose 5-phosphate reductoisomerase, chloroplastic isoform X2 has product MALNMVYPSEMIESTSFFHPTNSVSLPNLSPDGFVWKRKGYGTAIGRIRRLQCSAQAPHPPPAWPGLAFPHPGRKTWDGPKPISIVGSTGSIGSQTLDIIAENPDKFRIVGLAAGSNATLLAHQVKTFKPQLVAVRNESLVNELKDALADMEPKPEIIPGEQGVIEVARHPDAVSVVTGIVGCAGLKPTVAAIEAGKDIALANKETLIAGGPFVLPLAHKHKVKILPADSEHSAIFQCIQGLPEGALWRIILTASGGAFRDWPVDKLKDVKVADALKHPNWNMGKKITVDSATLFNKGLEVIEAHYLFGAEYDDIEIVIHPQSIIHSMVETQDSSVLAQLRWPDMRLPILYTLSWPERIYCSEITWPRLDLCKLGSLAFKAPDNVKYPSMSLAYAAGRAGGTMTGVLSAANEKAVELFIKEKLNWYCFYSG; this is encoded by the exons ATGGCTTTGAATATGGTTTATCCTTCTGAAATGATTGAGTCTACCTCCTTCTTCCATCCCACCAACTCCGTTTCCCTCCCCAACCTTTCTCCAG ATGGGTTTGTTTGGAAGAGGAAGGGCTACGGCACAGCGATTGGTAGGATCAGGAGACTACAATGTTCAGCTCAGGCTCCACACCCACCACCGGCATGGCCAGGACTAGCTTTTCCACACCCTGGACGCAAGACTTGGGATGGCCCCAAGCCTATCTCCATTGTCGGTTCAACTGGTTCCATTGGAAGTCAG ACGTTGGACATAATTGCGGAGAATCCAGATAAATTCAGAATTGTGGGGCTTGCTGCAGGTTCAAATGCCACCCTTCTTGCTCATCAG GTGAAGACATTCAAACCTCAACTGGTTGCTGTTAGGAATGAGTCTTTGGTAAATGAACTCAAAGATGCTTTGGCTGACATGGAGCCAAAGCCTGAAATTATTCCTGGGGAACAAGGAGTTATTGAG GTTGCTCGCCATCCTGATGCTGTCAGTGTGGTTACAGGGATAGTAGGATGTGCAGGATTGAAG cCTACAGTTGCTGCAATAGAAGCTGGGAAAGATATTGCTTTAGCCAATAAAGAGACCTTGATCGCTGGTGGTCCCTTTGTCCTTCCTCTTGCTCACAAGCATAAAGTAAAAATCCTTCCAGCAGATTCTGAACATTCCGCCATTTTTCAG TGTATTCAGGGATTGCCAGAGGGTGCTCTTTGGCGTATTATTTTGACTGCATCTGGTGGGGCTTTCAG GGATTGGCCTGTTGATAAGTTGAAAGATGTTAAAGTAGCTGATGCTTTGAAACATCCTAACTGGAATATGGGGAAAAAGATCACGGTGGACTCTGCTACCCTTTTCAACAAG GGTCTAGAAGTTATTGAAGCCCATTACCTCTTCGGGGCTGAGTATGATGACATTGAGATAGTAATTCACCCGCAATCTATTATTCACTCAATGGTTGAAACACAG GATTCATCGGTGCTGGCTCAGTTGCGATGGCCAGATATGCGCTTGCCAATCCTGTACACTCTGTCATGGCCTGAAAGAATTTACTGCTCTGAAATAACTTGGCCTCGCCTTGATCTTTGCAA GCTTGGTTCACTAGCTTTTAAGGCTCCTGACAATGTGAAATACCCCTCCATGAGTCTTGCCTATGCTGCTGGAAGGGCTGGAGGCACCATGACAGGAGTTCTTAGTGCAGCTAATGAGAAAGCTGTCGAGTTGTTCATCAAGGAAAA GTTAAATTGGTATTGCTTCTATTCAGGATAA
- the LOC105801685 gene encoding 1-deoxy-D-xylulose 5-phosphate reductoisomerase, chloroplastic isoform X1: MALNMVYPSEMIESTSFFHPTNSVSLPNLSPDGFVWKRKGYGTAIGRIRRLQCSAQAPHPPPAWPGLAFPHPGRKTWDGPKPISIVGSTGSIGSQTLDIIAENPDKFRIVGLAAGSNATLLAHQVKTFKPQLVAVRNESLVNELKDALADMEPKPEIIPGEQGVIEVARHPDAVSVVTGIVGCAGLKPTVAAIEAGKDIALANKETLIAGGPFVLPLAHKHKVKILPADSEHSAIFQCIQGLPEGALWRIILTASGGAFRDWPVDKLKDVKVADALKHPNWNMGKKITVDSATLFNKGLEVIEAHYLFGAEYDDIEIVIHPQSIIHSMVETQDSSVLAQLRWPDMRLPILYTLSWPERIYCSEITWPRLDLCKLGSLAFKAPDNVKYPSMSLAYAAGRAGGTMTGVLSAANEKAVELFIKEKISYLDIFKVVELTCEKHQEELVATPSLEEIVHYDSWARDYTSALQCSSSG; the protein is encoded by the exons ATGGCTTTGAATATGGTTTATCCTTCTGAAATGATTGAGTCTACCTCCTTCTTCCATCCCACCAACTCCGTTTCCCTCCCCAACCTTTCTCCAG ATGGGTTTGTTTGGAAGAGGAAGGGCTACGGCACAGCGATTGGTAGGATCAGGAGACTACAATGTTCAGCTCAGGCTCCACACCCACCACCGGCATGGCCAGGACTAGCTTTTCCACACCCTGGACGCAAGACTTGGGATGGCCCCAAGCCTATCTCCATTGTCGGTTCAACTGGTTCCATTGGAAGTCAG ACGTTGGACATAATTGCGGAGAATCCAGATAAATTCAGAATTGTGGGGCTTGCTGCAGGTTCAAATGCCACCCTTCTTGCTCATCAG GTGAAGACATTCAAACCTCAACTGGTTGCTGTTAGGAATGAGTCTTTGGTAAATGAACTCAAAGATGCTTTGGCTGACATGGAGCCAAAGCCTGAAATTATTCCTGGGGAACAAGGAGTTATTGAG GTTGCTCGCCATCCTGATGCTGTCAGTGTGGTTACAGGGATAGTAGGATGTGCAGGATTGAAG cCTACAGTTGCTGCAATAGAAGCTGGGAAAGATATTGCTTTAGCCAATAAAGAGACCTTGATCGCTGGTGGTCCCTTTGTCCTTCCTCTTGCTCACAAGCATAAAGTAAAAATCCTTCCAGCAGATTCTGAACATTCCGCCATTTTTCAG TGTATTCAGGGATTGCCAGAGGGTGCTCTTTGGCGTATTATTTTGACTGCATCTGGTGGGGCTTTCAG GGATTGGCCTGTTGATAAGTTGAAAGATGTTAAAGTAGCTGATGCTTTGAAACATCCTAACTGGAATATGGGGAAAAAGATCACGGTGGACTCTGCTACCCTTTTCAACAAG GGTCTAGAAGTTATTGAAGCCCATTACCTCTTCGGGGCTGAGTATGATGACATTGAGATAGTAATTCACCCGCAATCTATTATTCACTCAATGGTTGAAACACAG GATTCATCGGTGCTGGCTCAGTTGCGATGGCCAGATATGCGCTTGCCAATCCTGTACACTCTGTCATGGCCTGAAAGAATTTACTGCTCTGAAATAACTTGGCCTCGCCTTGATCTTTGCAA GCTTGGTTCACTAGCTTTTAAGGCTCCTGACAATGTGAAATACCCCTCCATGAGTCTTGCCTATGCTGCTGGAAGGGCTGGAGGCACCATGACAGGAGTTCTTAGTGCAGCTAATGAGAAAGCTGTCGAGTTGTTCATCAAGGAAAA GATAAGCTATTTGGATATATTCAAGGTGGTGGAGCTAACTTGTGAGAAGCACCAGGAAGAATTAGTTGCCACTCCTTCCCTTGAGGAAATTGTACATTATGACTCATGGGCACGAGACTATACCTCTGCTTTGCAATGCTCTTCTTCCGGATAA